The following are encoded together in the Thalassomonas haliotis genome:
- a CDS encoding c-type cytochrome gives MKKMIFSLLLGLGLVNTASALEGNAEAGKAKSAICAACHGADGNSPVPIYPKLAGQSAAYIAKQLADFKTGAASGGKQGRNDPVMAGMVAALSEQDMANLGAYYAAQAPAPGTTATNDAGKKLYFGGQVKRKITACVACHGADGKGMASAGFPAVAGQNLDYLKGQLAKFREGSRANDTNSVMRNIAMRLSDDDIAAISEYMASLK, from the coding sequence ATGAAAAAAATGATCTTTTCACTCTTGTTAGGCTTAGGTCTAGTAAATACCGCATCCGCACTTGAAGGCAATGCCGAAGCCGGTAAAGCCAAGTCCGCTATATGTGCCGCCTGTCATGGCGCCGACGGTAACAGTCCGGTACCTATTTATCCTAAGCTGGCGGGACAAAGTGCTGCTTATATTGCCAAACAGCTGGCAGACTTTAAAACCGGCGCTGCCAGCGGCGGCAAGCAAGGGCGAAACGATCCTGTGATGGCGGGTATGGTTGCGGCTTTATCCGAGCAGGATATGGCGAACTTAGGCGCTTACTATGCTGCGCAAGCACCGGCTCCGGGTACAACGGCCACCAATGATGCGGGTAAGAAATTATATTTTGGCGGCCAGGTTAAGCGTAAGATCACCGCCTGTGTTGCCTGTCACGGCGCTGACGGTAAAGGTATGGCAAGTGCGGGTTTCCCTGCGGTTGCCGGCCAGAACCTGGATTACCTCAAAGGCCAGTTAGCCAAATTCCGTGAAGGTAGCCGTGCCAATGATACCAACAGTGTTATGCGCAATATCGCGATGAGACTTTCAGATGATGATATTGCCGCGATTTCTGAGTATATGGCGTCACTTAAATAA